The proteins below come from a single Solea senegalensis isolate Sse05_10M linkage group LG2, IFAPA_SoseM_1, whole genome shotgun sequence genomic window:
- the nid2a gene encoding nidogen-2 isoform X4, with protein MERAELLAVCLLCWSCSVCVVTAIQRADMFPYGTISGDLILAEGDDETSRVLTLPKALYFYNSPFTQLYVATNGIISAQDLPMEKQYVDDGFPTDFPVVAPFLADIDTSGGQGQIYYRVTETPSVLNRVAQEVHRGFPGAKFTPTHAVVATWENVAAHEEQSRTVRPSNKINTFQAVIGYDEIDSYVIFLYPEGGLNFFGTRPKESYNVEIEFPARVGFSRGEIPYLIFSRTEGPYYSVIGEDQSIQNLYQVGNTGIPGIWLFHTGNHYSFDNIVPASISGLLATSPTGGLPLDTTTPEYAEFEEYPYNTFEPDNQEEEEEEEEEEDDYPLTGGDPEFQTAPDGGDQSESLQPSSPGAPSEDPGHHVPHGSEDVPLTSEPRYGSEPAERQYVPPNPPEAPAEGGYRHHQEQQPQDPLEVVDVYPPQRNEPRLSPGGHVVSVDEEDVDFDTGVIQYTTENKETCARFQQQCSQNAFCTDYATGYCCHCQSGFYGNGRHCLPEGAPQRVSGKVSGTVTVGSTPVTLNNIDLHAYIVVGDGRAYTAISEVPEPVGWALMPVAPIGELFGWLFALELPNSQAGFKTTGAEFTRHAEVIFYPGNQHLSIIQTGRGLDDHNHLTVDTVVSGSVPFIPPGAEVTIDPFKEIYQYYPSVATSTSVREFSVVSAERGSESFSFQLKQNVTFRDCRHDNRATALETLQITMERVFVMYVKEERILRYAITNKISPVGVEPTGPELVNPCYAGNHDCDTTAMCIPLDGQAFQCQCATGYRGDGRNCYDVDECAEGSSPCSAHAQCVNLPGSHRCQCQSGYEFGFDGRTCVDIDECSSSPCHANARCINGLGSFECRCELDFYGDGFFCTTQDGQTVRPKSQCEQHRDSLQSGVDLNGQPSVGAFVPQCDSDGRYRPLQCHGSTGHCWCVDSWGQERPGTRTPPGTAHGDCDRPDEPVRPKTYCEQHRDSVQTTSPEGYPILGVFVPECDANGQYKPSQCHSSTGHCWCVDSSGQERAGTRTPPGTQSVDCDKPDEPARPKTHCEHHRDSVQTTSPEGYPILGAYVPQCDANGQYILLQCHGSTGYCWCVDSRGEEKAGTRTPPDGLTPDCDKPDEPVRPKTHCEHHRDSVQTTSPEGYPVVGAYIPQCDANGEYTSLQCHGATGHCWCVDSRGQERAGTRTQPGAQPKDCDEPDEPVRPKTRCEHHRDSVQTTSPEGYPIAGAYVPQCDANGQYIRLQCHGSTGHCWCVDSSGQERAGTRTSPGTPSVDCDKPEEPVRPKTHCEHHRDSVQTTSPEGYPILGAYVPQCDANGHYKPQQCHGSTGHCWCVDSSGQERAGTRTSPGTPSVDCDKPEEPVRPKTHCEHHRDSVQTTSPEGYPILGAYVPQCDANGHYKPQQCHGSTGHCWCVDSSGQERAGTRTSSDAPSVDCDKPDEPVGPKTHCEHHRDSVQTTSPEGYPILGAYVPQCDANGQYITLQCHGSTGHCWCVDSRGQERAGTRTSPGTPSVDCDKPDEPVRPKTHCEHHRDSVQTTSPDGYPIIGTYVPQCDVNGQYISLQCHGSSGHCWCVDSIGQERAGTRTPPGTQPKDCDEPDEPVRPKTHCEQHRDSVQTTSPEGYPIAGVFVPECDANGQYKSLQCHGSTGHCWCVDSRGEERPGTRTPPSIPSVDCDKPDEPARPKTHCEHHRERVQTTSPEGYPVIGAYVPQCDANGQYIPLQCHGSSGHCWCVDSRGQERTGTRTPPGTQPRDCDKPDEPERPKTQCEHHRDSVDTTSAEGYSISGVYVPQCDAEGQYLPQQCHASTGHCWCVDSRGQQRAGTRTSPGTAPVDCDKPVHVAPTQRPESVCERWRASLIEHYGGKPDPQQYVPQCDPDGQFSPVQCYGETTYCWCVDQDGREVPGTRSHDVVKPACIPSVAPPTVRPLPRPDVTPPPNADITLLYAQGQKIGALPLNGTKLDANHSKTLLTLHGSIVVGIAYDCKENHVYWTDLSARTISRALLAPGAEPEILINTNLVSPEGLAVDTKRRLMFWVDSTPDVIESANLDGSGRKTLFDTDLVNPRAIIVVSSTGTLYWTDWNREAPKIECATVDAKNRRVVVSDGIGLPNALTYDSSSGQICWADAGTKRLECISPDGTGRRVIHPTLNYPFSMVYYRNHFYYTDWRRDGVIVVSKEGSQFTDEYLPDQRSHLYGITIATTQCLSGSH; from the exons ATGGAGAGAGCGGAACTGTTGGCCGTGTGTCTGCTGTGctggagctgcagtgtgtgtgtggttacagcCATCCAGAGGGCTGACATGTTTCCTTATGGCACTATAAGTGGAGATTTAATACTGGCTGAGGGCGACGATGAAACCTCCAGAGTGCTGACCCTGCCCAAAGCCTTGTACTTCTACAACTCCCCCTTCACCCAGCTATAT GTGGCCACCAATGGAATCATATCAGCCCAGGACCTGCCGATGGAAAAGCAATATGTGGACGATGGCTTCCCCACAGATTTCCCTGTGGTGGCTCCGTTCCTTGCTGACATTGACACCAGTGGTGGACAAGGACAAATTTACTACCGCGTTACAGAAACTCCCAGTGTGCTCAACAGAGTGGCCCAG GAAGTGCACAGAGGATTCCCCGGTGCAAAattcacacccacacatgctGTGGTGGCAACATGGGAGAACGTGGCGGCACATGAAGAGCAAAGTCGAACTGTTAGGCCGTCAAACAAG ATCAACACTTTCCAGGCAGTTATCGGTTATGATGAGATCGACTCATACGTCATCTTTCTCTACCCTGAAGGTGGTTTGAACTTCTTTGGAACACGAcccaag GAGTCATATAATGTTGAGATAGAGTTTCCTGCAAGAGTTGGCTTCAGCAGAGGTGAAATTCCATACCTAATCTTTTCTCGAACTGAGGGACCTTACTACAGTGTTATTGGTGAAGATCAGAGTATTCAAAACCTTTACCA GGTTGGTAATACAGGAATACCAGGTATCTGGCTTTTCCATACTGGGAACCATTATTCTTTCGACAACATTGTCCCTGCATCCATCAGTGGCCTCCTTGCTACTTCTCCAACTGGAGGCCTCCCATTG GACACAACCACACCTGAATACGCTGAGTTTGAGGAATACCCATACAATACCTTTGAACCTGATAaccaagaggaagaggaagaggaggaggaagaggaggatgattaCCCTTTGACAGGTGGGGACCCTGAATTCCAGACAGCACCTGATGGTGGTGACCAATCAGAGTCTCTTCAACCATCAAGCCCTGGTGCTCCTTCAGAGGACCCTGGACATCACGTGCCACATGGCAGTGAAGACGTACCATTGACTTCAGAACCCAGGTACGGTTCAGAACCAGCAGAGCGGCAGTATGTTCCCCCAAATCCCCCAGAGGCACCAGCAGAGGGAGGTTATCGGCATCATCAGGAGCAGCAGCCACAG GATCCTCTGGAGGTGGTGGATGTGTACCCACCTCAAAGAAATGAACCACGTCTTTCCCCCGGAGGTCATGTGGTCAGCGTGGATGAGGAGGATGTTGATTTTGACACAGGAG TGATTCAGTACACTACAGAGAATAAAGAAACATGTGCCAG ATTCCAGCAACAGTgctcccagaatgcattttgcACTGATTATGCAACAGGCTACTGCTGCCACTGCCAGTCTGGCTTCTATGGAAATGGACGCCACTGTCTTCCTGAGG GTGCCCCTCAGCGTGTCAGTGGTAAGGTGAGTGGAACTGTCACAGTGGGATCCACTCCAGTAACCCTGAACAACATTGACCTCCATGCCTACATCGTGGTGGGTGACGGAAGAGCGTACACTGCCATCAGTGAG GTACCTGAACCAGTGGGCTGGGCTCTGATGCCAGTTGCACCAATTGGAGAGTTGTTTGGATGGTTGTTTGCTCTAGAGCTGCCCAACAGCCAAGCAGGGTTCAAAACCACAG GTGCTGAGTTCACTCGCCATGCTGAGGTCATCTTTTACCCTGGCAACCAGCACCTGTCAATCATTCAGACTGGCCGTGGCCTTGACGAccacaaccacctcactgtggACACTGTTGTCAGCGGCAGCGTGCCCTTCATACCTCCTGGAGCTGAAGTTACCATTGATCCCTTCAAGGAGATCTACCAGTACTACCCATCTG TTGCCACATCCACTTCTGTGAGGGAGTTTTCAGTAGTTTCGGCAGAACGAGGATCGGAGTCCTTCTCCTTCCAGCTCAaacaaaatgtcaccttccGTGACTGTCGTCATGACAACCGCGCCACTGCCCTGGAGACGCTACAGATCACTATGGAGAGGGTGTTTGTCATGTATGTCAAGGAGGAGCGGATCCTGAGATACGCCATCACCAACAAGATCAGCCCAGTTGGAG TTGAGCCAACTGGGCCAGAGTTGGTTAACCCCTGCTACGCTGGGAACCACGACTGTGACACCACAGCCATGTGTATCCCACTTGACGGCCAGGCCTTCCAGTGCCAGTGTGCTACTGGTTACAGAGGGGATGGACGCAACTGTTATG ATGTCGATGAGTGTGCTGAGGGTTCGAGTCCATGTAGTGCTCATGCTCAGTGTGTGAACCTGCCCGGCAGCCACCGCTGTCAGTGCCAGAGTGGCTATGAGTTTGGCTTCGATGGGCGTACATGTGTTG ATATCGATGAGTGTAGCTCGTCTCCATGTCATGCCAATGCCAGATGTATCAATGGACTAGGATCTTTTGAGTGTCGTTGTGAGCTGGACTTTTATGGTGATGGTTTCTTCTGTACCACGCAAGATG GTCAGACAGTTCGTCCAAAAAGCCAGTGTGAGCAGCACAGAGATAGTCTGCAGAGTGGAGTCGATCTAAATGGACAGCCAAGTGTTGGAGCCTTCGTCCCCCAGTGCGACTCTGATGGGCGGTACCGACCACTGCAG TGCCATGGTTCCACTGGACATTGTTGGTGTGTGGACAGTTGGGGACAGGAGAGACCAGGAACCAGGACTCCACCTGGTACAGCACATGGAGACTGTGACAGACCAG ATGAACCAGTGCGTCCTAAAACCTACTGtgagcagcacagagacagTGTCCAGACCACCAGTCCAGAGGGATATCCTATTTTGGGAGTATTTGTACCTGAGTGTGATGCTAATGGACAATACAAGCCATCACAG TGCCACAGCTCCACTGGGCATTGTTGGTGCGTGGACAGTAGTggacaggagagagcaggaacCAGGACTCCACCTGGAACACAATCTGTCGACTGTGACAAACCAG atGAACCAGCACGTCCTAAAACTCACTGTGAACACCACAGAGACAGTGTACAGACCACCAGTCCAGAGGGATATCCTATATTAGGAGCTTATGTACCCCAGTGTGATGCTAATGGACAGTACATACTGCTGCAG tgtcatGGTTCAACTGGATATTGTTGGTGTGTAGACagtagaggagaggagaaagcaGGAACCAGGACACCGCCTGATGGACTGACTCCAGACTGTGACAAACCAG ATGAACCAGTGCGTCCTAAAACTCACTGTGAGCACCACAGAGACAGTGTACAGACCACCAGTCCAGAGGGATATCCTGTAGTCGGAGCCTACATCCCCCAGTGTGATGCGAATGGAGAATACACATCACTGCAG TGTCATGGCGCTACTGGACATTGTTGGTGCGTGGACAGTAGGggacaggagagagcaggaacCAGGACACAACCTGGTGCACAACCTAAAGACTGTGATGAACCAG ATGAGCCAGTGCGTCCTAAAACTCGCTGTGAGCACCACAGAGACAGTGTGCAGACCACCAGTCCAGAGGGATATCCTATCGCTGGAGCCTATGTTCCCCAGTGTGATGCAAATGGACAGTACATAAGACTGCAG TGTCATGGTTCTACTGGACATTGTTGGTGCGTGGACAGTAGTGGACAGGAGAGGGCAGGGACCAGGACTTCACCTGGTACACCATCTGTAGACTGTGATAAACCAG AAGAACCAGTGCGTCCTAAAACACACTGTGAGCACCACAGAGACAGTGTACAGACCACCAGTCCAGAGGGATATCCTATATTAGGAGCCTATGTCCCCCAGTGTGATGCTAATGGACACTACAAACCTCAACAG TGTCATGGTTCTACTGGACATTGTTGGTGCGTGGACAGTAGTGGACAGGAGAGGGCAGGGACCAGGACTTCACCTGGTACACCATCTGTAGACTGTGATAAACCAG AAGAACCAGTGCGTCCTAAAACACACTGTGAGCACCACAGAGACAGTGTGCAGACCACCAGTCCAGAGGGATATCCTATATTAGGAGCCTATGTCCCCCAGTGTGATGCTAATGGACACTACAAACCTCAACAG TGTCATGGTTCTACTGGACATTGTTGGTGCGTGGACAGTAGTGGACAGGAGAGAGCAGGGACCAGGACTTCATCTGATGCACCATCTGTAGACTGTGATAAACCAG ACGAACCAGTGGGTCCTAAAACTCACTGTGAGCACCACAGAGACAGTGTACAGACCACCAGTCCAGAGGGATATCCTATATTAGGAGCCTATGTCCCCCAGTGTGATGCTAATGGACAGTACATAACACTGCAG TGTCATGGCTCTACTGGACATTGCTGGTGTGTGGACAGTagaggacaggagagagcaggGACCAGGACTTCACCTGGTACACCATCTGTAGACTGTGACAAACCAG ATGAACCAGTGCGTCCTAAAACTCACTGTGAGCACCACAGAGACAGTGTCCAGACCACCAGTCCAGATGGATATCCTATAATTGGCACCTATGTTCCCCAGTGTGATGTTAATGGACAGTACATATCTCTACAG TGTCATGGCTCTTCTGGACATTGTTGGTGCGTGGACAGTATTGGTCAAGAGAGAGCAGGAACCAGGACTCCACCTGGTACACAACCAAAAGACTGTGATGAACCAG ATGAACCAGTGCGTCCTAAAACCCACTGtgagcagcacagagacagTGTCCAGACCACCAGTCCAGAGGGATATCCTATCGCTGGAGTGTTTGTACCTGAGTGTGATGCTAATGGACAATACAAATCTCTACAG TGCCATGGTTCAACTGGACATTGTTGGTGTGTGGACAGTAGGGGAGAGGAGAGACCAGGAACCAGGACTCCACCTAGTATACCATCTGTCGACTGTGACAAACCAG ATGAACCAGCGCGTCCTAAAACTCACTGTGAACACCACAGAGAGCGAGTCCAGACCACCAGTCCAGAGGGATATCCTGTAATTGGAGCATATGTGCCCCAATGTGATGCTAATGGACAGTACATACCACTGCAG TGCCATGGCTCCAGTGGACATTGTTGGTGTGTGGACAGTAGAGGACAGGAGAGAACAGGAACCAGGACTCCGCCTGGTACACAACCTAGAGACTGTGACAAACCAG ATGAACCAGAACGTCCTAAAACTCAGTGTGAACACCACAGAGACAGTGTGGACACCACCAGTGCAGAGGGATATTCTATATCTGGGGTCTACGTACCTCAGTGTGATGCAGAAGGACAGTACCTACCTCAGCAG TGTCACGCTTCCACTGGACATTGTTGGTGTGTGGACAGTAGGGGACAGCAGAGAGCAGGAACTAGGACTTCACCTGGTACAGCACCTGTAGACTGTGACAAACCAG TCCATGTAGCTCCGACCCAGCGCCCTGAGAGCGTGTGTGAACGATGGAGGGCCAGTTTGATTGAGCATTATGGTGGGAAACCTGACCCACAACAATATGTGCCCCAGTGTGACCCAGATGGACAGTTCAG TCCAGTCCAGTGTTATGGAGAGACCACTTACTGCTGGTGTGTGGACCAGGACGGGCGTGAGGTTCCTGGCACTCGATCACATGATGTTGTCAAACCGGCAT GCATCCCCTCAGTGGCTCCACCCACCGTTCGACCATTGCCCCGTCCTGATGTGACCCCGCCTCCAAATGCTGACATCACGCTGCTGTACGCTCAGGGACAGAAAATAGGAGCGTTGCCTCTTAATGGGACCAAACTAGATGCAAACCACTCTAAAACACTATTGACTCTGCAT ggtTCCATAGTAGTTGGTATAGCCTACGACTGCAAAGAGAACCATGTCTACTGGACAGATTTGTCCGCAAGAACCATCAGCAGAGCTTTATTGGCACCTGGAGCAGAGCCGGAGATACTCATTAACACAA ATCTGGTCAGTCCTGAGGGTTTAGCTGTGGACACCAAACGTAGGTTGATGTTCTGGGTCGACTCAACCCCTGATGTGATTGAAAGCGCCAACCTCGATGGCAGCGGGAGGAAGACACTGTTTGACACAGACTTGGTCAACCCCCGGGCCATCATTGTGGTCTCTTCCACTGG